In the genome of Mucisphaera calidilacus, one region contains:
- the pduL gene encoding phosphate propanoyltransferase, with the protein MPQLANMDRAQVEQLVREALRDRWSSGNLPSQQATAGENPLVVNVSARHVHVTQQDLETLFGPGSKLTVLKNLYQDGEFASEQTVNLIGPRNRMIPNVRILGPTRDYTQVELSYTDGIYLGIELPLRISGNHEGTPGGVLVGPHGAVNLAAGVVRAQRHVHMSPKDAERYNVVDGEKMKLRIDGPCGLTLDNVVVRVNPKVKLEVHIDTDEGNACHLATATHMELTKA; encoded by the coding sequence ATGCCCCAACTCGCCAACATGGACCGTGCCCAGGTGGAGCAACTCGTCCGCGAGGCGCTCCGTGATCGCTGGTCGTCGGGGAATCTCCCGTCGCAGCAGGCAACCGCGGGCGAAAACCCGCTGGTGGTGAATGTCTCGGCGCGGCACGTGCACGTCACGCAGCAGGACCTCGAGACGCTGTTTGGTCCGGGTTCGAAACTGACGGTGCTGAAGAATCTCTATCAGGACGGCGAGTTTGCTTCGGAGCAGACCGTGAACCTGATCGGCCCACGGAACCGGATGATCCCGAACGTGCGGATCCTCGGCCCGACGCGTGACTACACCCAGGTCGAACTCTCCTACACCGACGGGATCTACCTCGGGATCGAGTTGCCGCTGCGGATCAGCGGGAACCACGAGGGCACGCCAGGGGGTGTGCTGGTAGGTCCCCACGGCGCGGTGAATCTCGCCGCGGGTGTGGTGCGTGCCCAGCGGCACGTACACATGAGCCCGAAGGACGCCGAGCGGTACAACGTGGTGGACGGCGAGAAGATGAAGCTACGGATTGACGGGCCCTGCGGCCTGACGCTGGACAACGTGGTCGTGCGTGTGAACCCCAAGGTGAAGCTCGAGGTGCATATCGACACCGACGAGGGCAACGCCTGTCATCTGGCCACCGCGACGCACATGGAACTGACCAAGGCTTGA
- a CDS encoding TIM-barrel domain-containing protein — protein MPGVFVRLVGCVLVLLGAVLPAWGQAERYDLSDGWTFMAGDDPSWSTQPPAERVPIEVGMAWEAAGYPEMDGFGWYFLEFEASAKLVGQEVIWLHLGRIDDADETFLNGDRIGGMGKIDGSASAWDEERRYRLKAGLLREGVNRLAVRVNDTGFGGGMFSGAPHISAYSAQVIETTLTRVGDRGVVALPSDRELADHPMSPAFVLSPYTAEAIGDPMRLPEARFTRLGERLRVDLDVDLDAVDLYGTGMVTGPLLRDGTFVRFWNTDNYRYGRDRGRRLYQSHPWVLGLRADGSAFGVLFDTTWRASLDLKAGMRLQTDAPSVPVYMFERETVEEVLEHLAALTGTIEMPPLWALGFQQSRFSYINDAMARKYAREFRRRRLPVDVLWFDIDYMRGFRVFTYNARRFPDPAATNAYLHDLNFKAVWMLNPGVKLEPDKGYGVYDSGTKRDIWVKDASGAAFIGKVWAGESVFPDFTMPEARDWWASMFPPFIAKGVDGVWNDMNEPAVFGGPDATMPVDARHRGGEGIPPGSHLQHHNIYGMMMARATREGMLRAQPDRRPFVLTRANFLGGHRYAATWTGDNAPTDNHMRLSIPMCLSLGLSGQPFVGPDIGGFDGHMPKDAELFRHWISVGAFYPFSRCHFGGKGTQPDREPWTYDDETENIARVALERRYRLLPYLYTCFREASVRGLPVMRPVFMADPTDLKLRGEERAFMVGGDLLVIPRWAESPAVPAGDWRPVSLLEGDIEEDGYQVELRQRPGSVIPLGPVVQHTVDYRLDPLTLSVHLNEQGMAEGFLYEDAYNGFGYRDGAFRLTRVSAWLEGDEVRVRMAVEEGQWPEQERRVRVRVVGRPGVAVRILP, from the coding sequence ATGCCAGGGGTTTTCGTGCGGCTGGTTGGGTGCGTGCTGGTGCTGCTGGGCGCCGTGTTGCCTGCGTGGGGGCAGGCCGAGCGGTACGACCTGTCGGACGGGTGGACGTTCATGGCGGGTGACGATCCGTCGTGGTCCACGCAGCCGCCCGCGGAGCGTGTGCCGATCGAGGTGGGCATGGCGTGGGAGGCGGCGGGGTATCCGGAAATGGACGGTTTCGGGTGGTACTTCCTGGAGTTTGAGGCGTCGGCGAAGCTGGTCGGGCAGGAGGTGATCTGGCTGCATCTCGGGCGTATCGACGATGCCGACGAGACCTTCCTCAACGGCGATCGCATCGGCGGGATGGGCAAGATCGACGGCAGCGCCTCGGCATGGGATGAGGAGCGTCGCTATCGGCTCAAGGCGGGCCTGCTGCGCGAGGGTGTGAATCGTCTTGCAGTTCGCGTGAACGACACGGGGTTCGGGGGCGGGATGTTCAGCGGAGCACCGCACATCTCGGCGTACAGCGCCCAGGTGATCGAGACAACGCTTACGCGTGTAGGTGATCGCGGCGTGGTCGCGTTGCCAAGCGACCGCGAGCTTGCGGATCACCCGATGTCGCCCGCGTTCGTGCTGTCACCCTATACCGCCGAGGCCATCGGCGATCCGATGCGCTTGCCCGAGGCGCGCTTCACAAGGCTCGGCGAACGGCTGCGTGTTGACCTTGATGTCGATCTGGACGCGGTGGATCTCTACGGAACGGGGATGGTGACAGGCCCGCTGCTTCGTGACGGGACGTTCGTGCGGTTTTGGAACACAGACAACTACCGCTACGGCAGGGACCGTGGTCGGCGGCTCTATCAGTCGCACCCGTGGGTGCTGGGGCTGCGTGCGGACGGGTCGGCTTTCGGCGTGCTGTTTGACACGACGTGGCGGGCGTCGCTTGATCTGAAAGCGGGGATGCGGCTGCAGACGGACGCGCCGTCGGTGCCCGTCTACATGTTCGAACGGGAGACAGTGGAAGAGGTGCTGGAGCATCTTGCGGCGTTGACCGGGACGATCGAGATGCCACCCCTGTGGGCGCTGGGTTTTCAGCAGAGTCGCTTCTCCTACATCAACGACGCGATGGCCAGGAAGTACGCCCGTGAGTTTCGCCGTCGACGGCTGCCCGTTGACGTGCTCTGGTTTGATATTGATTACATGCGCGGTTTTCGTGTGTTCACCTACAACGCCCGCCGCTTCCCGGACCCGGCGGCGACGAACGCCTATCTGCACGACCTGAACTTCAAGGCGGTGTGGATGCTCAACCCCGGCGTCAAGCTGGAGCCGGACAAGGGTTACGGCGTCTACGACTCGGGAACCAAACGCGATATCTGGGTGAAGGACGCGTCGGGGGCCGCATTCATCGGCAAGGTCTGGGCGGGTGAGAGCGTGTTCCCTGATTTCACCATGCCCGAGGCGCGTGACTGGTGGGCCTCGATGTTCCCGCCTTTTATCGCCAAGGGTGTTGATGGTGTCTGGAACGACATGAACGAGCCCGCGGTGTTTGGCGGGCCGGACGCGACGATGCCGGTGGACGCGCGGCACCGCGGAGGTGAGGGGATTCCGCCGGGGTCGCACCTGCAGCATCACAACATCTACGGGATGATGATGGCACGGGCGACCCGAGAGGGCATGCTGCGTGCCCAGCCGGATCGCCGGCCCTTTGTGCTCACGCGTGCGAATTTCCTGGGCGGGCATCGGTACGCGGCGACGTGGACAGGTGACAACGCGCCGACGGATAACCATATGAGGCTGTCGATCCCGATGTGCCTCTCGCTTGGGCTTTCAGGCCAGCCGTTTGTCGGGCCGGACATCGGCGGATTCGATGGACATATGCCCAAGGACGCGGAGTTGTTCCGACACTGGATCTCGGTCGGGGCGTTCTATCCCTTCAGCCGGTGTCATTTCGGCGGCAAGGGCACACAGCCCGATCGCGAGCCGTGGACGTACGACGACGAGACGGAGAACATCGCACGCGTGGCGTTGGAACGCCGGTACCGCCTGCTGCCTTATCTCTACACCTGCTTCCGGGAGGCCTCGGTTCGCGGGCTGCCTGTGATGCGGCCTGTCTTCATGGCGGACCCAACAGATCTGAAACTGCGGGGCGAGGAGCGGGCGTTCATGGTTGGCGGCGACCTGCTGGTGATCCCGCGCTGGGCGGAATCCCCCGCGGTGCCGGCTGGCGACTGGCGACCGGTGTCGCTGCTGGAGGGAGATATCGAGGAGGACGGTTATCAGGTGGAGCTGCGGCAGCGGCCCGGGAGCGTGATCCCTCTGGGACCCGTCGTGCAGCACACGGTTGATTACCGGCTGGACCCGCTGACGCTTTCGGTGCACCTGAACGAGCAGGGGATGGCGGAGGGTTTTCTCTATGAAGATGCCTACAACGGCTTCGGGTACCGCGACGGTGCGTTTCGTCTGACGCGGGTGTCGGCGTGGCTGGAAGGTGACGAGGTCCGGGTGCGGATGGCGGTGGAAGAGGGGCAGTGGCCGGAGCAGGAGCGGCGGGTTCGAGTGCGTGTGGTGGGGCGGCCGGGGGTTGCGGTGCGTATCTTGCCCTGA
- a CDS encoding sugar phosphate isomerase/epimerase family protein — protein MKIDQVALQCYTIRDHCKTEADFAEAMKKTAAIGYKAVQISAIGPIAPDDVRKICDDNGLVICATHEDSKTILSDPASLFDKLKTFGCIDTAYPFPSIEHTEAGYRELAAKLAVSADAFKEAGLRLSYHNHALEFVNYGGVNAMELLFDANPDLGFELDTYWVQFGGGSPAGWCGKCKGRLPVIHLKDYTVLDNNTVKMASVGDGNIDFAEVIRVAEASGCEWFVVEQDRDWADDDPFVAAKRSFDYIKANLVA, from the coding sequence ATGAAGATTGATCAGGTTGCCCTGCAGTGCTACACGATTCGCGACCATTGCAAGACCGAGGCGGACTTTGCCGAGGCGATGAAGAAGACAGCGGCGATCGGCTACAAGGCGGTCCAGATCAGCGCGATCGGGCCCATCGCACCCGATGACGTCCGCAAGATCTGCGACGACAACGGACTGGTCATCTGCGCAACGCACGAGGATTCCAAGACGATCCTCTCGGACCCCGCGTCGCTCTTTGACAAGCTCAAGACCTTCGGCTGCATCGACACGGCCTATCCGTTCCCGTCGATCGAGCACACCGAGGCGGGATACCGCGAACTGGCAGCGAAGCTGGCGGTGTCGGCCGACGCGTTCAAAGAAGCCGGACTGCGGCTCAGCTACCACAACCACGCGCTGGAATTCGTGAACTACGGCGGGGTCAACGCGATGGAACTGCTCTTTGACGCCAACCCGGACCTCGGGTTCGAGCTGGACACCTACTGGGTGCAGTTCGGCGGGGGCAGCCCGGCGGGCTGGTGCGGCAAGTGCAAGGGACGCCTGCCGGTGATCCACCTCAAGGACTACACGGTCCTGGACAACAACACCGTGAAAATGGCCTCCGTCGGCGACGGCAACATCGATTTCGCCGAGGTCATCCGCGTCGCCGAGGCGTCGGGCTGCGAATGGTTCGTCGTCGAGCAGGACCGCGACTGGGCCGACGATGACCCGTTTGTCGCGGCGAAGCGGAGCTTCGACTACATCAAGGCAAACCTCGTGGCGTGA
- a CDS encoding Gfo/Idh/MocA family protein: protein MSKQKQDQVRVGVVGVGSMGAAHATMIAQGDVPGATLTAVCDIDASALAGFSQVETFEQASAMIASGVVDAVVVAVPHYAHVDLAVEALQAGLHVLVEKPLAVTTAEAKRILDAHEARPRAEQVFGVMFNQRTSPTYAKLRSMIRDGELGTIQRVSWIITDWFRSEAYYRSGGWRATWAGEGGGVLVNQCPHQLDLWQWLFGMPSKVRAFAQFGADHDIEVEDRVTAYMEYEDGMTGTFIASTGEFPGSNRLEVACDRGKVVIDTSRDAGGGFRFLRTEVPVSEHNATTPERFKGPEHWDVTIPVSGKGEQHKGICKNFVAAILAEEPLLGPGVEGIHGVELANAMLYSAWTDQTAVLPVPADEYTRLLEERIASSRFVKKETVRARDDMNASF from the coding sequence GTGTCGAAACAGAAGCAGGATCAGGTCCGTGTAGGTGTGGTCGGCGTCGGGAGTATGGGCGCGGCACACGCAACAATGATCGCGCAAGGCGATGTCCCCGGCGCAACGCTGACCGCGGTGTGTGACATCGACGCATCGGCTCTGGCCGGGTTCTCGCAGGTCGAAACCTTCGAGCAGGCCTCAGCGATGATCGCCAGCGGCGTCGTGGATGCCGTGGTGGTGGCCGTGCCCCACTACGCCCACGTGGACCTCGCGGTCGAGGCGCTGCAGGCTGGTCTGCACGTGCTGGTCGAGAAGCCGCTCGCGGTGACGACGGCCGAGGCGAAGCGGATTCTCGACGCACACGAGGCACGGCCCCGGGCGGAGCAGGTCTTCGGGGTCATGTTCAACCAGCGCACTAGCCCGACCTACGCCAAACTGCGATCCATGATCCGCGATGGCGAACTGGGGACGATTCAGCGGGTCAGCTGGATCATCACCGACTGGTTCCGCAGTGAGGCGTACTATCGCTCAGGCGGCTGGCGCGCGACGTGGGCGGGCGAGGGCGGCGGCGTGCTGGTCAACCAGTGCCCGCACCAGCTTGACCTCTGGCAGTGGCTCTTCGGGATGCCGAGCAAGGTGCGCGCGTTCGCCCAGTTCGGGGCCGATCACGACATCGAGGTCGAGGACCGCGTGACGGCGTACATGGAATACGAGGACGGCATGACCGGAACGTTCATCGCCTCCACGGGCGAGTTCCCGGGGTCGAACCGGCTGGAAGTCGCCTGCGACCGCGGCAAGGTGGTGATCGATACAAGCCGCGACGCCGGCGGCGGGTTCCGCTTCCTGCGCACGGAGGTGCCGGTCTCGGAGCACAACGCGACGACGCCCGAGCGATTCAAGGGACCGGAGCACTGGGACGTCACCATTCCCGTCTCGGGCAAGGGCGAGCAGCACAAGGGGATCTGCAAGAACTTCGTCGCGGCGATCCTCGCCGAGGAGCCACTGCTGGGACCGGGTGTCGAGGGGATTCATGGGGTCGAACTCGCCAACGCGATGCTCTACTCGGCGTGGACGGATCAGACGGCCGTGCTGCCCGTGCCGGCCGATGAATACACGCGTCTGCTCGAGGAGCGGATCGCTTCGAGTCGTTTTGTGAAGAAGGAAACCGTTCGTGCCCGTGACGACATGAACGCCTCGTTCTGA
- a CDS encoding DUF4136 domain-containing protein, with translation MLLKYRAGCFLLMALCLLVVGCQSTSMSSVPPEMADIQIQTETNPRVNLSGYSTYAWGGAAAALHDPDDMWTPPGYDVGRVSVMLIEKQLTDLGLTKASQDPDMLIFFAIGVDMKSLGLETSENPDATLVETPAGGLLVIAADPGTRQVMWAGVAVAELLDESERTPELAQKRMHYAVGEIFKSWPAKPKS, from the coding sequence ATGCTGCTCAAGTACCGCGCCGGTTGTTTTCTTCTGATGGCCCTGTGCCTGCTCGTCGTTGGCTGTCAGTCCACCTCGATGTCGTCCGTGCCGCCGGAGATGGCGGACATTCAGATCCAGACCGAGACCAACCCGCGTGTGAATCTCTCCGGCTACAGCACCTACGCGTGGGGCGGTGCGGCGGCGGCACTCCACGATCCCGACGACATGTGGACGCCCCCGGGCTACGACGTGGGCCGCGTGAGTGTGATGCTCATCGAGAAGCAGCTGACTGATCTCGGGCTGACCAAAGCCAGTCAGGACCCCGACATGCTCATTTTCTTCGCGATCGGCGTGGACATGAAGTCTCTGGGGCTTGAGACCTCGGAGAACCCCGATGCCACGCTCGTGGAGACGCCGGCTGGCGGGCTGCTTGTCATCGCGGCGGACCCGGGCACGCGTCAGGTCATGTGGGCCGGCGTCGCTGTCGCTGAGCTTCTTGATGAATCTGAACGAACCCCGGAGCTTGCTCAGAAGCGCATGCACTACGCCGTCGGTGAGATCTTCAAGAGTTGGCCGGCGAAGCCGAAATCCTGA
- a CDS encoding sulfatase family protein: MRIIYLDLDALNPTHLGCYGYHRNTSPTIDKLAEEGVRFENVYCSDAPCLPSRTALYQGRFGIRTGVVGHGGTAADPKREGARRGFRSTHEEDSFPRQLQKAGLHTAMISPFGQRHAAHHYYAGFNEMHNTGEGGMESAEVVQPVVREWLKSNADKDNWYLHINYWDIHTPYRVPDDYGNPFENEPVADWLTEELLEEHLKRGGPHSATDLGMYLDAEHEKYTRVPKRIADLESLKQWFDGYDTAIRYVDDCIAEILKLLRDAGVEAETAIIVSADHGEDQGDLGIYGEHGAADQATCHIPFIVRWPGTARGKVDDALHYHLDWAPTCLELIGEHASQHTPDLWDGQSFADTLRDGTAKGRDELILSQCAHVCQRSVRFDDNGHRWLYIRTYHDGYHPFPKHMLFDLATDPHEHNNVAEQHPDVLREATWRLLEWHDNAMAKVVAEQADVVDPLYTVLSEGGPMHAHSDGSVGQPTDFDGYLKRLESTGRQEAADDLRARYSHLCSSG, from the coding sequence ATGCGCATCATCTATCTCGACCTCGACGCCCTCAACCCCACGCACCTCGGTTGCTACGGCTACCACCGCAACACCTCTCCCACCATCGACAAGCTCGCCGAGGAAGGCGTGCGCTTCGAGAACGTCTACTGCTCCGACGCGCCCTGCCTCCCCTCACGCACCGCTCTCTATCAGGGTCGTTTCGGCATCCGCACCGGTGTGGTTGGTCACGGCGGAACCGCCGCCGACCCGAAACGCGAGGGTGCCCGACGCGGGTTCCGCTCGACCCACGAGGAGGACAGTTTTCCCCGTCAGCTCCAGAAGGCCGGCCTCCACACCGCGATGATTTCACCCTTCGGGCAGCGGCACGCCGCTCACCACTACTACGCCGGCTTCAACGAGATGCACAACACCGGCGAGGGTGGCATGGAATCTGCCGAGGTCGTCCAGCCCGTCGTCCGTGAATGGCTCAAATCCAACGCCGACAAGGACAACTGGTACCTCCACATCAACTACTGGGACATTCACACGCCTTACCGCGTGCCCGACGACTACGGCAACCCTTTTGAGAACGAGCCCGTTGCCGACTGGCTCACCGAAGAGCTTCTCGAAGAACACCTCAAGCGAGGCGGGCCCCATTCCGCCACCGACCTGGGCATGTACCTCGACGCCGAGCACGAGAAATACACGCGTGTCCCCAAACGCATCGCCGACCTTGAGAGCCTCAAGCAGTGGTTTGACGGCTACGACACGGCGATCCGCTACGTGGACGACTGCATCGCCGAGATCCTCAAGCTCCTCCGCGACGCAGGCGTCGAAGCAGAAACGGCCATCATCGTCTCCGCCGACCATGGCGAGGACCAGGGCGACCTTGGGATCTATGGCGAACACGGTGCCGCCGACCAGGCCACCTGCCACATCCCCTTCATTGTGCGCTGGCCCGGCACCGCCCGAGGCAAGGTGGACGACGCCCTGCACTACCACCTCGACTGGGCCCCCACGTGCCTCGAACTGATCGGCGAGCACGCCAGCCAGCACACGCCCGACCTATGGGACGGGCAGAGCTTCGCCGACACGCTCCGCGACGGAACAGCCAAGGGCCGCGACGAACTCATCCTCTCCCAGTGCGCCCACGTCTGTCAGCGGAGCGTCCGCTTCGACGACAACGGGCACCGGTGGCTCTACATCCGAACCTACCACGACGGCTACCACCCCTTCCCCAAGCACATGCTCTTCGACCTCGCCACGGACCCGCACGAGCACAACAACGTCGCTGAGCAGCACCCCGACGTCCTTCGAGAAGCCACCTGGCGCCTTCTCGAGTGGCACGACAACGCCATGGCCAAAGTCGTCGCCGAGCAGGCCGACGTCGTCGATCCCCTCTACACCGTCCTGTCCGAAGGCGGGCCTATGCACGCGCATAGCGACGGCAGCGTGGGGCAACCCACCGACTTCGACGGCTATCTCAAGCGACTTGAAAGCACGGGTCGTCAAGAGGCCGCCGACGATCTGCGTGCCCGTTACAGCCACCTCTGCTCGTCAGGCTGA
- a CDS encoding HupE/UreJ family protein: MRRRVRLMTLAGVVGLGGAEAQAHLVSTELGPFYDGVAHVVVTATDLMMLLAMALLAALAGVTAARRASLTLIAGWALGLVGGFLLPGSSADLLVLPMAAWVGVMLFMGVLVAGDVRAPAVLLAVAGGVLGLLGGLSNGQAAQADGVALTVLGIGVGVGVLSLMLSGLGVWLEVQGMRILIRIAGSWVAAISLLILGWQFRPSA; encoded by the coding sequence ATGAGGCGCCGTGTGCGGCTGATGACGCTGGCGGGGGTTGTCGGGTTGGGTGGTGCGGAGGCGCAGGCGCATCTGGTCTCGACGGAACTGGGGCCGTTTTATGACGGTGTTGCGCATGTGGTGGTGACGGCGACGGATTTGATGATGCTGCTGGCGATGGCATTGCTGGCGGCGCTGGCGGGTGTGACGGCGGCCCGGCGTGCCTCGCTGACGCTGATCGCGGGTTGGGCGTTGGGGCTCGTCGGGGGGTTCCTGCTGCCGGGATCGTCGGCGGATTTACTGGTTCTGCCGATGGCGGCGTGGGTGGGCGTAATGCTGTTCATGGGCGTGCTGGTCGCCGGCGACGTGCGTGCTCCGGCGGTGCTGCTGGCGGTGGCGGGTGGCGTGCTGGGGTTGCTAGGCGGTTTGTCGAATGGTCAGGCGGCGCAGGCGGATGGCGTGGCGTTGACGGTGCTGGGGATAGGTGTGGGCGTAGGCGTCTTGTCGCTGATGCTGTCGGGATTGGGTGTGTGGCTGGAGGTGCAGGGGATGCGCATCCTGATCCGCATCGCAGGGAGCTGGGTCGCTGCGATCAGTCTGCTGATTCTTGGATGGCAGTTTCGCCCGTCAGCCTGA
- a CDS encoding HupE/UreJ family protein, protein MLIVLVSDAPVMAHATGETGGFVTGFRHPISGWDHVLAMVAVGLWGAQLGRPLIWALPVAFPMMMALGGFFGLIGFPLPGVEIGIAASAIVLGVMVLGAFRPPTWVAVMLVGAFAVFHGHAHGTELPAGQNGAIYSAGFVIATGLLHGVGIGIGELRHVPVGVPLVRAGGAMVALGGCWFLWGAVGG, encoded by the coding sequence ATGCTGATCGTTCTGGTATCTGATGCGCCGGTGATGGCGCACGCTACGGGCGAAACAGGCGGCTTCGTAACGGGTTTCAGGCATCCGATTTCAGGCTGGGATCATGTGCTGGCGATGGTCGCGGTGGGCTTGTGGGGCGCACAACTGGGGCGTCCGCTGATCTGGGCGTTGCCGGTGGCGTTTCCGATGATGATGGCGTTGGGCGGATTCTTCGGGCTGATCGGCTTCCCGCTGCCGGGCGTGGAGATCGGGATCGCTGCGTCGGCGATCGTGCTGGGTGTGATGGTGCTGGGCGCGTTTCGTCCGCCGACGTGGGTAGCGGTCATGCTGGTGGGCGCTTTTGCGGTGTTCCACGGTCACGCGCACGGCACGGAGCTGCCCGCCGGTCAGAACGGGGCGATCTACAGCGCGGGTTTTGTGATCGCGACAGGCCTGCTACACGGCGTGGGGATCGGGATCGGTGAGCTGCGACATGTGCCGGTGGGCGTGCCGCTGGTGCGCGCGGGCGGCGCGATGGTGGCGCTGGGCGGTTGCTGGTTCCTCTGGGGAGCGGTCGGCGGATGA
- a CDS encoding HupE/UreJ family protein — MIPARRELWLVVLLALQGAVLGHDFGVLRATLTELPSGGYRLETQVPDGVVYRYKAPVLPERFTFVGDRLAHHGSDGMLRFEFASEEGPLYAGDRLDLAWPHEGLMVVMTWSDGTRVTRLYESLAGSITIDMGQLRAGSGSVWMTFERYLRLGVEHILSGVDHLIFVVGLLFLVRGRWVLAKTITAFTVAHSLTLGVATFGWLTPTEPTVNVLIAMSILFLGPEMVRAQRGETSLTIRSPWVVAFGFGLLHGFGFASGLSSLGMPGSEIPLALLAFNVGVEIGQLGFVLILLMLAAATRALAFEWGRASALLPAYTVGTLGAYWTLSRLIIFLGAGL; from the coding sequence GTGATCCCGGCCCGTCGCGAGCTCTGGCTGGTGGTGCTGCTGGCACTGCAGGGTGCTGTGCTGGGTCATGACTTCGGCGTGCTGCGCGCAACCCTGACGGAGCTGCCATCAGGCGGGTACAGGCTCGAGACGCAAGTGCCCGACGGGGTGGTCTATCGGTACAAGGCACCGGTGCTGCCAGAGCGTTTCACGTTCGTAGGTGATCGCTTGGCGCATCACGGTTCGGACGGCATGCTGCGGTTTGAGTTTGCGAGTGAGGAGGGACCGTTGTACGCGGGAGACCGTCTGGACCTGGCGTGGCCGCACGAGGGCCTGATGGTGGTGATGACGTGGTCGGACGGGACGAGGGTGACGCGTCTGTACGAGAGCTTGGCGGGCAGTATCACGATCGATATGGGGCAGCTGCGTGCGGGCTCGGGGTCGGTCTGGATGACGTTCGAGCGCTACCTGAGACTGGGGGTGGAGCACATCCTGAGCGGTGTGGATCACCTGATCTTCGTGGTGGGGTTGTTGTTTCTGGTGCGGGGCCGATGGGTGCTGGCGAAGACGATCACGGCGTTCACGGTGGCACACAGCCTGACGCTTGGCGTGGCAACGTTCGGGTGGTTGACGCCTACGGAGCCGACGGTGAACGTACTCATCGCGATGAGCATCCTGTTTCTGGGGCCGGAGATGGTGCGGGCACAGCGAGGAGAGACAAGTCTGACGATCCGGAGCCCGTGGGTGGTCGCGTTTGGTTTCGGGCTGCTGCACGGCTTCGGGTTCGCAAGCGGCCTGTCGTCGCTGGGGATGCCCGGCTCGGAGATCCCGCTGGCGCTGCTGGCGTTTAACGTGGGTGTGGAAATAGGCCAGCTGGGGTTTGTGCTGATCTTGCTGATGCTGGCGGCGGCGACACGAGCCCTGGCGTTCGAATGGGGCCGTGCTTCGGCCTTGTTGCCGGCCTACACGGTGGGTACGCTTGGAGCGTACTGGACGCTTTCGAGATTAATCATCTTTTTAGGGGCAGGACTGTGA
- a CDS encoding peptidyl-prolyl cis-trans isomerase — translation MDETGVTKTYSGRAVWRRWASEPVAHFLLLGALLLAVSWLRNEPDRDVLLVTPAMADALEQLREDYLGRPLTDNERRAAIEEYIDEEVLVREARALGFANDTRVRRHLVMKMQSMFETEVGDPTEADLRAIYDAYPERSVIPERVTLDLIAVEESSGEAVMSRLEAGEDPVGLAQRLGRSPFRTLPRYTAEALGRDFGDGFAATVMGLVLRAWSGPFETERGSQLVRVTERFPSRRMTFNEVEPILRDEWTFGRREAITRQRLEALRSGYVIRIERPETSEASDTPEPSRNTR, via the coding sequence ATGGATGAGACAGGCGTCACGAAAACGTACTCCGGTCGAGCAGTCTGGCGACGTTGGGCGTCGGAGCCGGTGGCGCACTTCCTGCTGCTCGGCGCGTTGCTGCTGGCCGTGAGTTGGCTGCGTAACGAGCCGGACCGCGACGTCCTGCTGGTCACGCCTGCGATGGCCGACGCACTGGAGCAGTTGCGTGAGGATTATCTGGGCAGGCCGTTGACAGACAACGAGCGTCGAGCCGCGATCGAGGAGTACATCGACGAAGAGGTGCTGGTGCGTGAGGCGCGGGCGTTGGGCTTTGCGAATGACACACGCGTGCGTCGTCACCTGGTCATGAAGATGCAGTCGATGTTCGAGACCGAGGTGGGCGATCCGACAGAGGCGGACCTGCGTGCGATCTACGACGCGTACCCCGAACGATCGGTGATCCCTGAGCGCGTGACGCTCGATCTGATCGCGGTGGAGGAGTCGTCGGGAGAGGCGGTGATGTCACGGCTGGAAGCGGGTGAGGACCCGGTGGGGCTGGCGCAGCGGCTGGGCCGTTCACCTTTCCGGACGCTGCCGCGGTACACGGCAGAAGCACTGGGACGCGACTTTGGTGATGGTTTTGCGGCGACGGTGATGGGGCTGGTGTTGCGTGCGTGGTCGGGACCGTTCGAGACGGAGCGAGGGTCGCAACTGGTGCGTGTGACGGAGCGTTTTCCGTCGCGTCGGATGACGTTCAACGAGGTGGAGCCGATCCTGCGCGACGAGTGGACCTTCGGCAGGCGGGAGGCGATCACACGTCAGCGGCTCGAGGCGCTGCGGAGCGGGTACGTGATCCGGATCGAGCGGCCCGAGACCTCAGAAGCGTCGGATACGCCCGAACCGTCGAGGAACACGCGGTGA